In a genomic window of Venatoribacter cucullus:
- a CDS encoding MBL fold metallo-hydrolase: protein MNKPFQVQFIGATGTVTGSKYLVTYDRHRLLIDCGLFQGIKNVRKRNWAELPFPADQIDAVLLTHAHIDHSGFLPALMRRGFHGPVYSSKATHMLCKVLLPDAGYLQEEDARYANKKKFSKHEPAEPLYTEEDARKVLKQFKDIERGEVLHLPGGMTATFTPTGHILGACAIRLEYQGKSITFSGDVGRCNDAIMYPPEPLQETDYLVVESTYGDRLHKEMDAEEAIADVINRTVKRGGIVLMPAFAVGRAQLILHYIQRLRDQQRIPNIPVFLNSPMAIRATNIFFDLHEQHKLTEEDCARMDDMTIYVKTTEESIELMSRKEPCVIISASGMASGGRVLHHLKALVGSPRNSVLFLGYQAQGTRGASLINGAEAIKIHGEYHSVQAEIANLDALSSHGDYREICNWLKQMPGHPRKVFITHGEAGAADCMRQHLKQAFGWEAEVPEYLDTVEL from the coding sequence ATGAACAAACCTTTTCAGGTTCAGTTTATTGGCGCCACCGGTACAGTAACCGGTTCCAAATATCTGGTGACTTATGATCGTCACCGTCTGTTGATTGATTGTGGCTTATTTCAGGGCATTAAAAACGTCCGCAAACGTAACTGGGCTGAATTACCCTTTCCCGCCGATCAGATTGATGCCGTGCTGTTAACCCATGCCCATATCGACCATTCCGGTTTTTTACCGGCCTTGATGCGGCGCGGTTTTCATGGCCCGGTGTACAGCAGTAAAGCCACGCACATGCTGTGCAAAGTCTTGCTGCCGGATGCCGGCTACCTGCAGGAAGAAGATGCGCGTTACGCCAATAAAAAGAAATTCAGCAAACACGAACCGGCGGAACCCTTATACACCGAAGAAGATGCCCGCAAAGTATTAAAACAATTCAAAGATATTGAGCGCGGTGAAGTGCTGCATTTGCCCGGTGGTATGACCGCGACTTTTACCCCCACCGGCCACATTCTCGGCGCCTGCGCCATCCGGCTGGAATATCAGGGTAAAAGCATTACCTTCAGCGGTGATGTTGGCCGCTGCAATGACGCCATTATGTATCCACCGGAACCGCTGCAGGAAACCGATTATCTGGTGGTGGAATCCACTTACGGCGACCGCTTGCATAAAGAAATGGATGCCGAAGAAGCCATTGCCGATGTGATTAACCGTACCGTAAAACGCGGTGGCATTGTGCTGATGCCGGCCTTTGCGGTCGGGCGGGCACAATTAATTCTGCATTATATTCAGCGCTTGCGTGACCAGCAGCGTATTCCGAATATTCCGGTGTTTCTGAACAGCCCGATGGCCATCCGCGCCACCAATATTTTCTTCGACCTGCACGAGCAGCATAAACTCACTGAGGAAGACTGCGCGCGCATGGATGATATGACCATTTATGTGAAAACCACCGAAGAATCCATTGAACTGATGAGCCGCAAAGAACCCTGCGTAATCATTTCTGCCAGCGGCATGGCCAGTGGCGGGCGCGTACTGCACCACCTGAAAGCCCTGGTCGGCAGCCCGCGTAACAGCGTTCTGTTTTTGGGTTATCAGGCCCAGGGTACCCGGGGTGCCAGTCTGATTAACGGTGCCGAGGCGATTAAAATTCACGGTGAATACCATTCCGTGCAGGCTGAAATTGCCAATCTGGATGCTCTGTCCAGCCATGGCGATTACCGCGAAATCTGCAACTGGCTGAAACAGATGCCGGGCCATCCGCGTAAGGTGTTTATCACTCATGGTGAAGCAGGCGCCGCCGACTGCATGCGCCAGCATCTTAAGCAGGCCTTTGGCTGGGAAGCTGAAGTCCCGGAATACCTTGATACTGTGGAGCTTTAA